Proteins from one Bartonella sp. HY328 genomic window:
- a CDS encoding cyclic nucleotide-binding domain-containing protein — protein sequence MMRPEDIAAVRQLELFANVKEETFQSLINGGFLQNFPEGVVLIHQNQRADFLYILIEGNIEMFSYTEEKQTILDIVEPVGLFILAAVLNDDVCLQSARTLSDATVLMIPAEQVRQAIEEDITFMRAVVRELAKRYRHTVKELKNQKLRSSSERLANFLIKFAKQQNQTHFIDLPCEKRLIARYLGMTAENLSRSFSQLAKHGIKVDGSRVVFVDMHKLELFARPDPLIDKIEPQ from the coding sequence ATGATGAGGCCCGAGGATATTGCAGCCGTCAGGCAATTAGAATTATTTGCCAATGTGAAAGAAGAAACCTTTCAATCATTGATCAATGGCGGCTTTTTACAAAATTTTCCAGAAGGCGTTGTTTTAATTCATCAAAATCAACGTGCTGATTTTTTATATATCTTAATCGAGGGTAATATCGAGATGTTTTCCTATACAGAGGAAAAACAAACCATCCTTGATATTGTTGAACCAGTCGGCCTTTTCATTTTAGCAGCGGTTTTAAATGACGATGTTTGCCTGCAATCAGCGCGGACTTTAAGCGATGCTACAGTGCTGATGATACCTGCAGAACAAGTTCGCCAAGCCATTGAAGAAGATATAACCTTTATGCGTGCCGTTGTCCGCGAATTGGCAAAACGCTATCGTCATACTGTTAAAGAACTCAAAAACCAAAAATTACGCTCATCATCTGAACGGTTGGCCAATTTTCTCATCAAATTTGCCAAACAGCAAAATCAAACCCATTTCATTGATTTACCATGTGAAAAGCGGTTAATTGCGCGCTACCTTGGCATGACAGCTGAAAACCTCTCTCGTTCATTTTCACAACTTGCCAAACATGGTATCAAAGTCGATGGGTCTCGTGTTGTTTTTGTTGACATGCATAAGCTTGAACTTTTTGCCCGACCTGACCCCTTAATCGATAAAATTGAGCCGCAATAA
- a CDS encoding DedA family protein, which yields MHAIEIWLETYIQHYGIVAYFFILYFESLGLPLPGESGLVVGSLLAAAGKLSLPGLLLACFLGSVLGDCTGYAIGHFGGKNLLLRYGYLIKLTPERLDKFENQLNQKGFFFVATARFIVIARQLNGIIAGSGGMTFHKFLAANIIGSAAWTLVWGAGPYIVKVFFS from the coding sequence ATGCACGCAATTGAAATTTGGCTAGAAACCTATATTCAACACTATGGAATAGTCGCCTATTTCTTTATTCTGTATTTTGAATCCTTAGGGCTACCTTTACCTGGCGAAAGCGGATTAGTGGTTGGATCACTGCTCGCCGCAGCTGGCAAGCTAAGTTTGCCTGGTTTATTATTAGCTTGTTTTTTGGGAAGTGTCCTTGGCGATTGTACTGGATATGCAATCGGTCATTTCGGTGGTAAAAATCTTTTGTTGCGCTATGGCTATTTGATTAAACTGACACCAGAGCGGCTAGATAAATTTGAAAACCAACTCAACCAAAAAGGTTTTTTCTTTGTTGCAACCGCAAGATTTATTGTAATTGCTCGACAATTAAATGGCATCATTGCAGGATCAGGCGGCATGACATTTCATAAATTTCTCGCTGCTAATATTATCGGATCCGCAGCTTGGACACTTGTTTGGGGAGCAGGCCCCTATATCGTGAAAGTTTTTTTCTCATAA
- a CDS encoding ATP-binding protein — translation MARMDALDAAKGAFADKKKPIKKRLDMSAHVNLVSGPAYKRLLRMEPWMRRSIPLLIAFFLIILALVRGLSLYEWRVGIESSSRAALTLSTGHIASAIDRAASMNSAAKGKLSNAALQDILLRFRSASLVNPSAVIAIVDRDGVVVAASGFEPLIGKPLSEQVSDAQALFVMGAGAGIMDIAVNNEPAYAAVSETPAYGIFVALSQQKMLADWRKTLSLNITLFAGTVGVMLAILYAYFSQATRARDADAIADRIQQRIDTAMVRGRCGLWDWDVARGRIYWSRSMYEMLGYRSYDALLSVSEVAAIVDPNDFDLYDVARRAMNGEMDHIDVNVPMRHSDGHYVWMRIRAEVAGYDEPHLVGISFDVSEQHQFAEQTAKADRRIRDAIENISEAFVLWDADGRLVMSNSKYREHAALSANLLVPGASRAYIEAQARAPVLETVLENDEEGNTAYERKLHDGKWLKVNERRTEDGGFVSVGTDISALKEAAQKSIDAQKRLYNFVNELRTSRTAQKQKTEQVSLLNEQLKEEKDRAESANRAKSEFLANMSHELRTPLNAIIGFSQMMSAGTFGPLGNERYNEYMEDITKSGTHLLTLINDILDMSKIEAGRFSIDREQLDAATVMNDTLRIMAITAQEKHVALAAKVSQTMPMHADSRALKQIFLNLVSNAVKFTPAGGHVSVHSSIKNKMLFVTIADSGVGIPKAALNKLGQPFEQVENQFTKTHTGSGLGLAISRSLIELHGGTLRIFSREGKGTIVSLRMPVK, via the coding sequence ATGGCAAGAATGGACGCGTTGGACGCGGCCAAGGGAGCGTTTGCTGATAAAAAAAAGCCGATAAAGAAGCGGCTTGATATGTCAGCGCATGTGAACCTTGTTTCAGGTCCAGCCTATAAGCGTTTGTTACGAATGGAGCCGTGGATGCGGCGTTCTATTCCTTTGCTTATTGCTTTTTTTCTTATTATTTTAGCACTTGTTCGTGGTCTTTCGCTTTATGAGTGGCGTGTTGGCATTGAAAGCAGCTCCCGTGCAGCCTTAACCCTTTCAACCGGTCATATAGCCTCCGCCATAGATCGTGCTGCCTCAATGAATAGTGCGGCAAAGGGCAAATTATCAAATGCAGCGTTGCAAGATATTTTATTGCGTTTTCGCAGTGCAAGTTTAGTTAATCCCTCAGCTGTTATCGCAATTGTTGATCGAGATGGTGTAGTTGTTGCGGCATCTGGTTTTGAGCCTTTGATCGGTAAGCCTTTATCGGAGCAAGTAAGTGATGCACAGGCTTTGTTTGTAATGGGGGCAGGGGCTGGTATCATGGATATTGCTGTCAATAATGAACCAGCCTACGCCGCAGTGAGCGAAACTCCCGCTTATGGTATTTTTGTTGCCCTCTCTCAACAAAAAATGTTGGCTGATTGGCGCAAGACCCTATCGCTTAATATTACTTTGTTTGCCGGTACGGTCGGGGTGATGCTGGCTATTCTTTACGCTTATTTTAGTCAAGCAACAAGAGCTCGTGATGCTGATGCTATCGCTGACCGTATCCAGCAGCGTATTGATACGGCGATGGTGCGTGGTCGTTGTGGCTTGTGGGATTGGGATGTTGCGCGAGGCCGCATTTACTGGTCGCGTTCCATGTATGAAATGCTAGGCTATCGCTCCTATGATGCCTTGCTTTCTGTATCCGAGGTAGCAGCAATTGTTGATCCTAATGATTTTGATCTTTATGATGTTGCCCGCCGTGCGATGAATGGTGAGATGGATCATATTGATGTAAACGTGCCTATGCGCCATAGCGATGGGCACTATGTCTGGATGCGTATCCGCGCCGAAGTTGCAGGATATGATGAGCCGCATCTTGTCGGCATTTCCTTTGATGTTAGCGAGCAACATCAATTTGCAGAACAAACCGCAAAGGCTGACCGACGTATTCGCGATGCGATTGAAAATATTTCAGAAGCATTTGTGCTTTGGGATGCTGATGGTCGGTTGGTTATGTCGAATAGTAAATATAGAGAACATGCTGCCCTATCTGCCAATCTTTTGGTTCCCGGCGCTTCTCGTGCTTATATCGAGGCACAAGCCCGTGCTCCGGTTCTTGAGACTGTGCTTGAAAATGATGAAGAGGGCAATACAGCTTATGAGCGTAAGCTCCATGATGGTAAGTGGTTAAAGGTTAATGAGCGGCGCACTGAGGACGGTGGTTTTGTTTCAGTGGGTACGGATATTTCAGCCCTTAAAGAAGCTGCCCAAAAATCTATTGATGCACAAAAACGCTTGTATAATTTTGTCAATGAGCTGCGTACATCGCGTACTGCCCAAAAACAAAAAACTGAGCAAGTTTCGCTTCTTAATGAGCAGTTGAAAGAGGAAAAGGATCGCGCTGAAAGTGCAAACCGCGCCAAATCTGAGTTTTTAGCCAATATGTCCCATGAATTGCGCACGCCCTTAAATGCAATTATCGGTTTTTCACAGATGATGAGTGCTGGAACCTTTGGGCCGCTCGGCAATGAACGCTATAATGAATATATGGAAGATATTACCAAGTCTGGTACACATCTATTGACATTGATTAATGATATTTTAGATATGTCTAAAATTGAAGCTGGTCGTTTCTCTATTGATCGTGAGCAGCTTGATGCTGCAACGGTTATGAATGATACTTTGCGTATTATGGCAATTACTGCACAGGAAAAACATGTGGCATTGGCAGCTAAAGTATCACAAACCATGCCAATGCATGCAGATAGTCGCGCTTTAAAGCAGATTTTCTTAAATCTTGTATCCAATGCGGTAAAGTTTACACCTGCTGGTGGTCATGTATCTGTTCATAGTTCTATTAAAAACAAAATGTTGTTTGTAACGATAGCAGATAGTGGGGTGGGGATTCCAAAGGCGGCCTTAAATAAATTAGGGCAGCCATTTGAACAGGTAGAAAATCAGTTTACTAAAACCCATACTGGGTCTGGTCTTGGCCTTGCTATTTCGCGTTCATTGATTGAATTACATGGTGGTACGTTGCGCATTTTCTCACGCGAGGGCAAGGGTACTATCGTAAGCTTACGCATGCCAGTGAAGTAA